A genome region from uncultured Roseibium sp. includes the following:
- a CDS encoding NAD(P)-binding domain-containing protein codes for MTNIAILGSERVASAIATRLKASGKDFVVGIVDPEMPSDRWTGPDTKFMSTSKAIAASDIIFNATPGETSVAFLGPLQPELAGKVLVDVSNAMRRDEAGMPIGLFYPDSSIAEHLQAALPDTAVVKTLNTMLFAVMANPDCLSSMPTVFLSGNEASAKERVRALLLTMGWQEEVIEDLGPITSARGPEAFMHFVPHIIANHGFAPFALSIAR; via the coding sequence ATGACCAATATCGCTATCCTCGGATCGGAGCGCGTCGCCTCGGCTATCGCTACCCGCCTCAAAGCGTCCGGCAAGGATTTTGTCGTCGGCATCGTCGATCCTGAAATGCCGAGCGACCGGTGGACCGGACCCGATACGAAATTCATGTCGACAAGCAAGGCCATCGCTGCTTCGGACATCATCTTCAACGCAACGCCGGGCGAAACGAGCGTTGCATTCCTTGGCCCCTTACAGCCGGAACTGGCGGGCAAGGTCCTTGTCGATGTTTCCAACGCCATGCGGCGCGACGAAGCCGGGATGCCGATCGGTCTTTTCTACCCGGACAGTTCCATCGCCGAACATTTGCAGGCAGCGCTTCCGGATACCGCGGTGGTGAAGACCCTCAATACGATGCTGTTTGCGGTGATGGCTAATCCGGATTGCCTCTCCTCCATGCCAACCGTCTTTCTTAGCGGCAATGAAGCGAGTGCCAAGGAACGGGTGCGTGCGCTCCTTCTGACCATGGGCTGGCAGGAGGAGGTCATTGAAGATCTCGGGCCGATCACCAGCGCCCGCGGACCCGAAGCCTTCATGCATTTCGTGCCGCATATCATCGCCAATCACGGCTTCGCCCCGTTCGCGCTATCGATTGCGCGGTAG